One Helianthus annuus cultivar XRQ/B chromosome 12, HanXRQr2.0-SUNRISE, whole genome shotgun sequence genomic region harbors:
- the LOC110892715 gene encoding uncharacterized protein LOC110892715 — translation MHLFSNRLDEGCVYRLHRFVVKAYNTGYRPLRRDCHVEFTRNTSISPSIVQPCSFRRYIFELTPFNVLRSRAYNDTYLTDVIGVLREWGYVDNGWNMCNHVTGNGKDLTVSLWGKLALKYRDEDMRRHAANTIVIVLTSCKVRLFEGAPCLTSTVSSHLYINLPLPICDVFKNMLPVPVLFKSNVQMKKDFHVNSVSDVYRYLREEEVPEGTMYNIAATIVDIDFTDDWKYIRCSTCRKKTQFVDAAYYCLACKKDVANPRQAYKLVVRVLDNGVEMTCVLFDDVAVALLDITAEELVIRSLSEGVDDPFWAQYYLLDTLCARSVIFRIKVDRYNAPPHCSQRFTASKYIGENVTSVAEDNITSTIGTSTHPIEETTEDIEADDAAFISRITTDEWEMAEEALWGPRVSSVSTITTISSAIVSTDDELNSATSTREVNTDDASIPTKSTNERVAADSHERLRPRKSLRKPKKFTS, via the exons ATGCATCTTTTTAGTAACCGTTTGGATGAGGGTTGTGTATATCGGTTGCATCGATTTGTTGTTAAAGCATATAATACGGGGTATCGGCCATTGAGACGGGATTGCCATGTTGAGTTTACAAGAAATACATCGATTAGTCCTTCCATAGTGCAGCCGTGTTCATTTAGACGTTATATTTTTGAGCTGACTCCATTCAATGTCCTTAGATCACGTGCTTACAACGACACATATCTAACAG ATGTGATCGGTGTTCTCCGCGAGTGGGGTTATGTTGACAATGGTTGGAACATGTGCAATCATGTAACCGGGAA TGGCAAGGATCTCACCGTCTCTTTATGGGGCAAACTCGCACTTAAGTATCGTGACGAGGATATGAGGCGTCATGCCGCTAATACAATTGTCATTGTTTTGACCTCTTGCAAGGTTAGATTGTTTGAAG GTGCTCCATGCTTGACGTCAACGGTCTCTTCTCATTTATATATTAATCTGCCACTTCCAATTTGTGATGTCTTCAAGAATAT GTTGCCGGTGCCTGTTTTGTTCAAATCAAACGTACAAATGAAAAAAGACTTTCATGTCAATAGTGTTTCTGATGTTTATCGCTACTTACGTGAAGAGGAGGTTCCTGAG GGCACAATGTATAATATCGCTGCAACAATAGTTGATATTGATTTTACGGATGACTGGAAGTATATTAGATGTTCTACGTGTCGTAAGAAGACCCAATTCGTTGATGCTGCTTATTATTGTCTAGCATGTAAAAAAGATGTTGCCAACCCACGCCAGGC TTACAAATTGGTTGTTCGTGTGCTTGATAATGGTGTTGAGATGACATGTGTTCTGTTCGACGATGTTGCTGTAGCTCTTCTTGACATAACCGCAGAAGAGTTGGTTATTAGGAGTTTATCAGAG GGTGTTGATGATCCTTTTTGGGCTCAGTATTATTTGCTTGACACTTTATGTGCTAGAAGTGTCATTTTTAGGATTAAGGTCGATAGATATAATGCGCCACCTCATTGTTCTCAACGCTTTACAGCGTCAAAATACATTGGAGAGAATGTGACATCGGTAGCTGAAGATAATATTACATCTACTATTGGTACAAGTACACATCCTATAGAAGAGACTACCGAAGATATTGAAGCTGACGACGCTGCGTTTATATCAAGGATCACAACTGATGAGTGGGAAATGGCAGAGGAAGCGTTATGGGGACCACGGGTTTCATCAGTTTCAACTATTACGACGATATCATCG GCTATTGTGTCTACCGATGATGAACTAAATTCTGCTACCTCTACACGCGAGGTGAATACTGATGATGCCAGCATTCCCACCAAATCGACTAATGAACGTGTCGCAGCTGACTCCCATGAGAGACTAAGGCCTAGGAAATCACTTCGGAAGCCAAAAAAATTTACTTCGTAG
- the LOC110894643 gene encoding protein JASON isoform X3 translates to MTQIGRSLVLEFIHRSMRCFSCCFRIRDDHRYRINSDSHPITAIAKEPVDPLASGCVWSVVASAEEDRDISQHEDGRYCVAGSPVLDDELRAEAKFLKASGTLPQTPVDIRKTEKLKDSQPHNEDPEPTFHSTHSSTSLKNTGGISSSSSEVCGIEPDSCSFSSKSSSHKITNVPLNPSESLFNHIISKPSPNTTPFKLTDDMQTLGTVFPPYGNNPRVKFQYVYSPMNTKKFSQLDEPVQESPQSQVKLQASTKSNYEGCVDQSLVPASYGQTPGDRPILGVVTAYWNADETPFTPKWGDGNGIPNTTNKYREDQKVSWHATPFEERLEKALMEDKFIHKRKRRGEIPVTEF, encoded by the exons ATGACTCAAATCGGTCGTTCCCTCGTTCTCG AGTTTATTCACAGATCGATGCGATGTTTCTCCTGCTGTTTCAGAATCAGAGATGATCATCGTTATCGGATCAATAGCGATTCTCATCCGATCACTGCGATCGCAAAG GAACCTGTTGATCCTCTGGCTAGCGGTTGCGTGTGGTCTGTAGTAGCTTCTGCAG AGGAAGATAGGGATATCTCACAACACGAGGATGGGAGATATTGTGTTGCAGGATCTCCAGTTTTGGATGATGAGCTTAGGGCTGAG GCAAAATTTCTCAAAGCTAGCGGCACTTTACCACAAACTCCAGTTGATATTCGGAAAACTGAGAAATTGAAAGATTCACAACCTCATAATGAAGATCCAGAACCAACATTTCATTCAACACATTCATCAACCAG TTTGAAAAACACAGGTGGCATCTCTAGCAGCTCTTCGGAAGTCTGTGGGATTGAACCCGATTCATGTTCATTTTCATCAAAAAGCTCGTCACATAAAATTACCAACGTACCCTTGAATCCATCCGAGTCATTGTTCAACCACATCATTTCAAAACCATCACCTAACACAACCCCTTTCAAATTAACCGATGATATGCAAACACTTGGCACTGTTTTCCCTCCCTATGGGAATAATCCAAGGGtcaaatttcaatatgtgtactCACCAATGAACACTAAAAAATTTTCCCAGTTGGATGAACCAGTCCAAGAAAGCCCCCAATCACAAGTGAAATTACAAGCAAGTACAAAGTCAAACTATGAGGGCTGCGTTGACCAAAGTTTGGTTCCAGCTTCCTATGGTCAAACTCCTGGGGACAGGCCTATACTGGGGGTGGTTACTGCTTACTGGAATGCTGATGAAACTCCCTTTACACCTAAATGGGGGGATGGTAATGGGATCCCTAATACAACTAATAAGTATAGAGAG GATCAGAAAGTTAGCTGGCATGCGACACCTTTTGAGGAAAGATTAGAAAAGGCGTTGATGGAGGATAAGTTCATTCATAAGAG GAAGCGACGCGGAGAGATACCGGTTACCGAATTTTGA
- the LOC110892714 gene encoding uncharacterized protein LOC110892714, translated as MLDMSESYGNPRNRKNVITNRHHFEVDIFNEVLDMQIQELGSRFSEVTTTLIKNMSGLNPSNGFSKFDPSKILAFAKMYPDDFTTQEIGTLLGDIESFRHTISDDDNFDNLNGISDLARLMVETGTHISCPIVYRVVQLTIDVGGLMLVVVGA; from the exons ATGTTGGACATGTCGGAAAGTTATGGTAACCCAAGAAACCGAAAGAATGTCATTACAAATCGACATCATTTTGAGGTTGACATTTTTAATGAGGTTTTAGACATGCAAATTCAAGAATTAGGAAGTCGATTTAGTGAGGTAACAACTACTTTGATAAAAAATATGTCGGGTTTAAATCCTTCTAACGGTTTTTCTAAGTTTGATCCATCGAAGATATTGGCGTTTGCTAAGATGTACCCGGATGATTTTACTACACAAGAAATAGGGACTCTTTTGGGTGATATTGAGTCATTTCGTCACACAATAAGCGATGATGATAACTTTGACAACTTGAATGGAATAAGTGATCTTGCGCGTCTTATGGTTGAAACGGGAACGCATATTTCTTGTCCTATAGTTTATCGG GTTGTACAATTGACAATTGACGTTGGTGGCTTGATGCTAGTGGTTGTGGGTGCTTAA
- the LOC110894643 gene encoding protein JASON isoform X2, with protein sequence MTQIGRSLVLEFIHRSMRCFSCCFRIRDDHRYRINSDSHPITAIAKEPVDPLASGCVWSVVASAEEDRDISQHEDGRYCVAGSPVLDDELRAEMDFKSTLQDQNNLIIPLQAKFLKASGTLPQTPVDIRKTEKLKDSQPHNEDPEPTFHSTHSSTSLKNTGGISSSSSEVCGIEPDSCSFSSKSSSHKITNVPLNPSESLFNHIISKPSPNTTPFKLTDDMQTLGTVFPPYGNNPRVKFQYVYSPMNTKKFSQLDEPVQESPQSQVKLQASTKSNYEGCVDQSLVPASYGQTPGDRPILGVVTAYWNADETPFTPKWGDGNGIPNTTNKYREDQKVSWHATPFEERLEKALMEDKFIHKSFHILC encoded by the exons ATGACTCAAATCGGTCGTTCCCTCGTTCTCG AGTTTATTCACAGATCGATGCGATGTTTCTCCTGCTGTTTCAGAATCAGAGATGATCATCGTTATCGGATCAATAGCGATTCTCATCCGATCACTGCGATCGCAAAG GAACCTGTTGATCCTCTGGCTAGCGGTTGCGTGTGGTCTGTAGTAGCTTCTGCAG AGGAAGATAGGGATATCTCACAACACGAGGATGGGAGATATTGTGTTGCAGGATCTCCAGTTTTGGATGATGAGCTTAGGGCTGAG ATGGATTTTAAATCTACACTTCAGGATCAGAACAACTTAATTATACCTTTACAGGCAAAATTTCTCAAAGCTAGCGGCACTTTACCACAAACTCCAGTTGATATTCGGAAAACTGAGAAATTGAAAGATTCACAACCTCATAATGAAGATCCAGAACCAACATTTCATTCAACACATTCATCAACCAG TTTGAAAAACACAGGTGGCATCTCTAGCAGCTCTTCGGAAGTCTGTGGGATTGAACCCGATTCATGTTCATTTTCATCAAAAAGCTCGTCACATAAAATTACCAACGTACCCTTGAATCCATCCGAGTCATTGTTCAACCACATCATTTCAAAACCATCACCTAACACAACCCCTTTCAAATTAACCGATGATATGCAAACACTTGGCACTGTTTTCCCTCCCTATGGGAATAATCCAAGGGtcaaatttcaatatgtgtactCACCAATGAACACTAAAAAATTTTCCCAGTTGGATGAACCAGTCCAAGAAAGCCCCCAATCACAAGTGAAATTACAAGCAAGTACAAAGTCAAACTATGAGGGCTGCGTTGACCAAAGTTTGGTTCCAGCTTCCTATGGTCAAACTCCTGGGGACAGGCCTATACTGGGGGTGGTTACTGCTTACTGGAATGCTGATGAAACTCCCTTTACACCTAAATGGGGGGATGGTAATGGGATCCCTAATACAACTAATAAGTATAGAGAG GATCAGAAAGTTAGCTGGCATGCGACACCTTTTGAGGAAAGATTAGAAAAGGCGTTGATGGAGGATAAGTTCATTCATAAGAG TTTTCACATTCTTTGTTGA
- the LOC110894643 gene encoding protein JASON isoform X1, whose product MTQIGRSLVLEFIHRSMRCFSCCFRIRDDHRYRINSDSHPITAIAKEPVDPLASGCVWSVVASAEEDRDISQHEDGRYCVAGSPVLDDELRAEMDFKSTLQDQNNLIIPLQAKFLKASGTLPQTPVDIRKTEKLKDSQPHNEDPEPTFHSTHSSTSLKNTGGISSSSSEVCGIEPDSCSFSSKSSSHKITNVPLNPSESLFNHIISKPSPNTTPFKLTDDMQTLGTVFPPYGNNPRVKFQYVYSPMNTKKFSQLDEPVQESPQSQVKLQASTKSNYEGCVDQSLVPASYGQTPGDRPILGVVTAYWNADETPFTPKWGDGNGIPNTTNKYREDQKVSWHATPFEERLEKALMEDKFIHKRKRRGEIPVTEF is encoded by the exons ATGACTCAAATCGGTCGTTCCCTCGTTCTCG AGTTTATTCACAGATCGATGCGATGTTTCTCCTGCTGTTTCAGAATCAGAGATGATCATCGTTATCGGATCAATAGCGATTCTCATCCGATCACTGCGATCGCAAAG GAACCTGTTGATCCTCTGGCTAGCGGTTGCGTGTGGTCTGTAGTAGCTTCTGCAG AGGAAGATAGGGATATCTCACAACACGAGGATGGGAGATATTGTGTTGCAGGATCTCCAGTTTTGGATGATGAGCTTAGGGCTGAG ATGGATTTTAAATCTACACTTCAGGATCAGAACAACTTAATTATACCTTTACAGGCAAAATTTCTCAAAGCTAGCGGCACTTTACCACAAACTCCAGTTGATATTCGGAAAACTGAGAAATTGAAAGATTCACAACCTCATAATGAAGATCCAGAACCAACATTTCATTCAACACATTCATCAACCAG TTTGAAAAACACAGGTGGCATCTCTAGCAGCTCTTCGGAAGTCTGTGGGATTGAACCCGATTCATGTTCATTTTCATCAAAAAGCTCGTCACATAAAATTACCAACGTACCCTTGAATCCATCCGAGTCATTGTTCAACCACATCATTTCAAAACCATCACCTAACACAACCCCTTTCAAATTAACCGATGATATGCAAACACTTGGCACTGTTTTCCCTCCCTATGGGAATAATCCAAGGGtcaaatttcaatatgtgtactCACCAATGAACACTAAAAAATTTTCCCAGTTGGATGAACCAGTCCAAGAAAGCCCCCAATCACAAGTGAAATTACAAGCAAGTACAAAGTCAAACTATGAGGGCTGCGTTGACCAAAGTTTGGTTCCAGCTTCCTATGGTCAAACTCCTGGGGACAGGCCTATACTGGGGGTGGTTACTGCTTACTGGAATGCTGATGAAACTCCCTTTACACCTAAATGGGGGGATGGTAATGGGATCCCTAATACAACTAATAAGTATAGAGAG GATCAGAAAGTTAGCTGGCATGCGACACCTTTTGAGGAAAGATTAGAAAAGGCGTTGATGGAGGATAAGTTCATTCATAAGAG GAAGCGACGCGGAGAGATACCGGTTACCGAATTTTGA